Proteins encoded together in one Triticum dicoccoides isolate Atlit2015 ecotype Zavitan chromosome 7B, WEW_v2.0, whole genome shotgun sequence window:
- the LOC119335186 gene encoding metal transporter Nramp1-like, whose translation MEHNRETPAVSGKEEVDIEAVAGLRGDGSGVSSQDPAWKRFLRHIGPGFMVSLAYLDPGNLETDLQAGANHRYELLWVILIGLIFALIIQSLSANLGVVTGRHLAELCKSEYPVWVKICLWLLAEVAVIAADIPEVIGTAFAFNLLFNIPVWIGVLIAGSSTLLLLGLQRYGVRKLEFLVALLVFVMAACFFVEMSIVKPPAKEVLKGLFIPRLNGSSATADAIALLGALVMPHNLFLHSALVLSRDTPASVRGMNDACRFFLFESGIALFVALLVNIAIISVSGTVCNAGNLSPENAAKCGDLTLDSSSFLLKNVLGRSSAIVYGVALLASGQSSSITGTYAGQYIMQGFLDIKMKKWVRNLMTRSIAIVPSLVVSIIGGSSGAGRLIIIASMILSFELPFALIPLLKFSSSRNKMGQCNNSIYIVGFSWTLGFIIIGINVYFLSSKLIGWILHNSLPTYANVLVGITLFPLMLLYVAAVVYLTFRKDAVKFMSRRELQDIDDTEKAKVANEGGSEDDRVVQSN comes from the exons ATGGAACATAACAGAGAGACGCCGGCGGTCTCCGGCAAGGAAGAAGTCGACATCGAGGCCGTCGCGGGcctgagaggagatggttctggtgtCAGCTCGCAGGATCCTGCATGGAAACGGTTTCTGCGCCACATTGGACCAGGCTTCATGGTCTCCTTGGCCTACCTCGATCCTGGAAACT TGGAAACGGATCTCCAAGCCGGCGCCAACCACAGATACGAG CTCCTTTGGGTGATTCTAATCGGCCTAATCTTCGCGCTAATTATACAGTCGCTATCAGCTAATCTTGGCGTGGTGACAG GGAGACACCTCGCCGAGCTGTGCAAGTCAGAGTATCCCGTATGGGTCAAGATCTGCTTATGGTTACTTGCAGAGGTGGCTGTGATTGCTGCAGACATCCCAGAAG TGATAGGAACGGCATTCGCTTTCAACCTCTTGTTCAATATCCCGGTATGGATCGGTGTTCTCATTGCTGGCTCTAGCACGCTGCTTCTTCTCGGCCTTCAAAGATACGGG GTACGGAAGCTGGAGTTCTTGGTTGCGCTGCTGGTGTTCGTCATGGCGGCATGTTTCTTCGTGGAGATGAGCATCGTGAAGCCTCCGGCAAAGGAGGTGCTGAAGGGGCTATTCATCCCCAGGCTCAACGGGTCCAGTGCCACCGCCGACGCCATTGCGCTCCTCGGGGCTCTTGTAATGCC GCACAACCTATTCCTGCACTCTGCCCTGGTGCTGTCTAGGGACACGCCCGCATCAGTAAGAGGAATGAACGACGCATGCAGGTTCTTCCTCTTTGAGAGCGGCATTGCGCTGTTCGTGGCTCTTCTCGTCAACATTGCAATCATCTCTGTCTCTGGGACTGTCTGTAACGCCGGCAACCTCTCGCCAGAGAACGCCGCCAAGTGTGGTGACCTCACACTGGACTCGTCTTCCTTCCTACTCAAG AACGTGCTGGGCAGGTCGAGCGCGATCGTGTACGGTGTGGCGCTCCTGGCCTCTGGGCAGAGCTCGAGTATCACTGGCACCTACGCCGGGCAATATATCATGCAGGGGTTCCTGGACATCAAGATGAAGAAGTGGGTGCGGAACCTGATGACCCGCAGCATCGCCATCGTCCCCAGCTTGGTTGTCTCCATTATCGGAGGCTCCAGTGGCGCCGGTCGTCTCATTATCATTGCATCG ATGATACTATCCTTTGAGCTACCGTTCGCTCTCATCCCTCTTCTCAAGTTCAGCAGCAGCAGGAACAAGATGGGCCAGTGCAACAACTCCATCTAT ATTGTAGGGTTCTCATGGACGCTAGGATTCATAATCATCGGGATAAACGTCTACTTCCTCAGCTCGAAATTGATAGGCTGGATCCTCCACAACTCGCTGCCGACCTATGCAAACGTCCTCGTCGGCATCACCTTGTTCCCGCTGATGCTGCTCTACGTCGCTGCTGTCGTCTACCTCACCTTCAGGAAGGACGCAGTCAAGTTCATGTCTCGCCGCGAGCTGCAGGACATTGACGACACAGAGAAAGCGAAGGTTGCCAACGAGGGCGGCAGCGAGGACGACAGAGTTGTACAATCAAACTGA